Proteins from a genomic interval of Choristoneura fumiferana chromosome 12, NRCan_CFum_1, whole genome shotgun sequence:
- the LOC141433355 gene encoding uncharacterized protein: MDTKSSISSHEWHIPRPSLSGSSDARSRGGSASSQGSSSNHSTHSVSSGSLLLSAAHLARMHGRTPGQTEHQPHPTRLGSYGRKSNFSEAAVVTIPEETRDPAESFWTDVKRAPEPDTASIASSTHFTVVNGFTKHRPTKEPKTCCCSHSHQITVLVISMTILFSACILAAICFVEMRMRKETGIYKYS; this comes from the exons ATTTCTTCACACGAGTGGCACATCCCGCGGCCGTCATTGTCTGGTAGCAGTGACGCGCGCTCGCGAGGCGGCTCCGCCTCCAGTCAAGGCTCTTCTAGTAACCACAGCACCCAC AGTGTATCATCGGGCTCTTTGCTACTGAGCGCCGCCCACCTGGCCCGCATGCACGGAAGAACCCCTGGCCAAACGGAGCACCAGCCTCATCCCACCAGATTAGGCAGCTACGGCCGCAAATCTAATTTTTCTGAGGCTGCCGTGGTCACTATACCAGAAGAAACAAGAGATCCCGCGGAAAGTTTCTGGACAGATGTAAAAAGGGCGCCCGAGCCAGACACGGCGTCGATAGCCAGCTCTACCCACTTTACGGTCGTAAATGGGTTTACGAAGCACCGACCAACCAAGGAACCAAAAACCTGCTGTTGCAGCCATTCCCACCAGATCACCGTTCTCGTCATATCGATGACAATACTGTTCTCTGCGTGCATTCTTGCAGCTATATGCTTCGTTGAAA TGCGAATGCGGAAGGAGACCGGAATCTACAAATATTCTTAG